One part of the Podarcis muralis chromosome 3, rPodMur119.hap1.1, whole genome shotgun sequence genome encodes these proteins:
- the NDUFAF7 gene encoding protein arginine methyltransferase NDUFAF7, mitochondrial isoform X2, giving the protein MLKHLMMKIKSTGPITVAEYMREVLTNPVKGYYMHHDMLGEKGDFVTSPEISQIFGELIGVWFVSEWMAAGKPKKIQLVELGPGRGSLTNDILRVFNQLSSVLSKCDISVHLVEISPKLSEIQASVLTEGKTELTESPTTYMQGITKTRLPIFWYQDLNDVPEGFSFYLAHEFFDALPIHKFQKTEKGWRELLIDIDPDTPDKLRFVLAPSATPAAKAFIHDKESRDHVEVCPDAGIIIQKLAHNIEKNGGNALIVDYGHNGTKTDTFRGFRGHELHNVLISPGTADLTADVDFSYLRKIAQERVTTLGPIKQHDFLKNMGIDIRLQVLLKSVNDAAIQTQLLRSYEMLMDLDKMGGRFHFFAMLPHSRFTASDQQKKSKDSTSHSAFVAGFGELSWK; this is encoded by the exons ATGCTGAAGCATCTAATGATGAAAATAAAGTCAACTGGTCCCATTACAGTTGCTGAATATATGCGGGAAGTTTTGACTAATCCTGTGAAG GGATACTATATGCATCATGACATGCTAGGTGAAAAAGGAGATTTTGTTACTTCACCTGAAATAAGTCAGATCTTTGGGGAG TTAATAGGTGTTTGGTTTGTTAGTGAATGGATGGCTGCTGGCAAGCCAAAAAAAATCCAACTGGTGGAATTGGGCCCAGGAAGAGGTAGTCTTACTAATGATATTTTGCGG GTTTTTAATCAGCTGAGTTCTGTACTTAGTAAATGTGATATTTCTGTTCATTTGGTGGAAATCAGTCCAAAATTAAGTGAGATTCAAGCATCAGTACTCACAGAAGGAAAGACAGAATTAACAGAGAGTCCCACTACCTACATGCAAGGGATTACTAAGACCAGGCTGCCAATTTTCTGGTACCAAGACCTGAATGATGTGCCAGAAG GCTTCAGTTTTTATTTAGCACATGAATTTTTTGACGCTCTTCCTATACACAAATTTCAG aaaacagaaaaggggTGGCGTGAGTTGTTGATTGACATTGATCCAGACACTCCTGACAAGCTGCGATTTGTCCTTGCGCCATCTGCTACTCCTGCTGCAAAAGCCTTCATACAT GACAAAGAATCCAGAGATCATGTGGAAGTGTGTCCTGACGCTGGTATCATCATCCAGAAGCTGGCCCATAATATTGAAAAGAATGGGGGCAATGCACTGATTGTAGATTATGGCCACAATGGCACCAAAACAGATACATTCAGG GGATTCCGTGGACATGAACTTCACAATGTCTTAATATCTCCAGGAACAGCGGACCTCACAGCAGATGTTGACTTCAGTTACCTGCGAAAAATAGCACAGGAAAGAGTAACAACCTTGGGTCCCATAAAACAAcatgattttttgaaaaatatgggCATTGATATCCGACTACAG GTACTATTGAAAAGTGTCAATGATGCAGCCATTCAGACTCAGCTGCTTCGAAGTTATGAAATGCTAATGGACCTGGATAAAATGGGAGGACGTTTCCACTTTTTTGCCATGTTACCTCACTCCAGATTTACAGCTTCAGATCAGCAAAAGAAGTCAAAAGACTCAACATCACATTCAGCATTTGTTGCTGGCTTTGGTGAACTCTCATGGAAGTGA
- the NDUFAF7 gene encoding protein arginine methyltransferase NDUFAF7, mitochondrial isoform X1, translating into MALVQPGRALLRGMRLVARSDRFLRLHGRSTTLKCQCFSSESKAEENSPVTPMLKHLMMKIKSTGPITVAEYMREVLTNPVKGYYMHHDMLGEKGDFVTSPEISQIFGELIGVWFVSEWMAAGKPKKIQLVELGPGRGSLTNDILRVFNQLSSVLSKCDISVHLVEISPKLSEIQASVLTEGKTELTESPTTYMQGITKTRLPIFWYQDLNDVPEGFSFYLAHEFFDALPIHKFQKTEKGWRELLIDIDPDTPDKLRFVLAPSATPAAKAFIHDKESRDHVEVCPDAGIIIQKLAHNIEKNGGNALIVDYGHNGTKTDTFRGFRGHELHNVLISPGTADLTADVDFSYLRKIAQERVTTLGPIKQHDFLKNMGIDIRLQVLLKSVNDAAIQTQLLRSYEMLMDLDKMGGRFHFFAMLPHSRFTASDQQKKSKDSTSHSAFVAGFGELSWK; encoded by the exons ATGGCGCTCGTGCAGCCGGGGAGAGCCTTACTCCGGGGGATGCGCCTTGTCGCGCGAAGCGACCGTTTCCTCCGTCTCCATG GTCGTTCCACTACATTGAAATGCCAGTGCTTTAGTTCAGAAAGTAAAGCAGAGGAAAACAGTCCAGTGACACCAATGCTGAAGCATCTAATGATGAAAATAAAGTCAACTGGTCCCATTACAGTTGCTGAATATATGCGGGAAGTTTTGACTAATCCTGTGAAG GGATACTATATGCATCATGACATGCTAGGTGAAAAAGGAGATTTTGTTACTTCACCTGAAATAAGTCAGATCTTTGGGGAG TTAATAGGTGTTTGGTTTGTTAGTGAATGGATGGCTGCTGGCAAGCCAAAAAAAATCCAACTGGTGGAATTGGGCCCAGGAAGAGGTAGTCTTACTAATGATATTTTGCGG GTTTTTAATCAGCTGAGTTCTGTACTTAGTAAATGTGATATTTCTGTTCATTTGGTGGAAATCAGTCCAAAATTAAGTGAGATTCAAGCATCAGTACTCACAGAAGGAAAGACAGAATTAACAGAGAGTCCCACTACCTACATGCAAGGGATTACTAAGACCAGGCTGCCAATTTTCTGGTACCAAGACCTGAATGATGTGCCAGAAG GCTTCAGTTTTTATTTAGCACATGAATTTTTTGACGCTCTTCCTATACACAAATTTCAG aaaacagaaaaggggTGGCGTGAGTTGTTGATTGACATTGATCCAGACACTCCTGACAAGCTGCGATTTGTCCTTGCGCCATCTGCTACTCCTGCTGCAAAAGCCTTCATACAT GACAAAGAATCCAGAGATCATGTGGAAGTGTGTCCTGACGCTGGTATCATCATCCAGAAGCTGGCCCATAATATTGAAAAGAATGGGGGCAATGCACTGATTGTAGATTATGGCCACAATGGCACCAAAACAGATACATTCAGG GGATTCCGTGGACATGAACTTCACAATGTCTTAATATCTCCAGGAACAGCGGACCTCACAGCAGATGTTGACTTCAGTTACCTGCGAAAAATAGCACAGGAAAGAGTAACAACCTTGGGTCCCATAAAACAAcatgattttttgaaaaatatgggCATTGATATCCGACTACAG GTACTATTGAAAAGTGTCAATGATGCAGCCATTCAGACTCAGCTGCTTCGAAGTTATGAAATGCTAATGGACCTGGATAAAATGGGAGGACGTTTCCACTTTTTTGCCATGTTACCTCACTCCAGATTTACAGCTTCAGATCAGCAAAAGAAGTCAAAAGACTCAACATCACATTCAGCATTTGTTGCTGGCTTTGGTGAACTCTCATGGAAGTGA
- the CEBPZ gene encoding CCAAT/enhancer-binding protein zeta, with protein sequence MATLSELELEKSDERDGEGEVDDGSGFTLEEVLRLGGTKQDYIMLAALDETEEIVDGGKKGAIDDLKDGELEAFIKSLGVSSYSKKFLVAADEEEEGEAVEGEQKLRKKEKVNQKEVNKTTVAKKENQVKGSKEKIESSNAQDNKKQSVPNSALLHGTKKDKEVDTFQFHERQILLIKPGGKWYDLEYTNEFSTEPQNQSLVSKYKALAQKLYQQEADLCKSKANLWKGSSSAWMKTVVSSGTLADRMAAMTLLIQDATVHSLQFIETLVNLIKKKGSRRQSLMALDTFKELLMTHLLPDNRKLYTFSQHPFGSLEQLSSGNRDSRDRRLILWYFEHHLKHWVAEFVQVLESLSHDPLVATKTRALAVAHELLCNKVEEEKAFLVQLVNKLGDPLNKIATKASYLLETLLHKHPNMKGVVCNEVERLLYRSNISPKAQYYAICFLNQIVLSHEESELANKLITLYFCFFRSCIKKKDVESKMLSALLTGVNRAYPYAQTSDEKIKEQMNTLFKVLHLANFSTSIQALMLLFQVMDSNQTISDRYYTALYKKLLDPGLALCAKQSMFLNLVYKSLKADIVLRRVKAFIKRLLQVTCGQMPPFTCGALYLVSELLKVKPGLRVQLQDHVESDDEEHFHDLEEAEEEEEKFVDVDEETKIIKTEESVKPHDSASGASWVHHQNLAGGKNLGSYDPLHRNPSYCGADRTSFWELKKLSEHFHPSVALFAKTILEGNYIEYTGDPLQDFTLMRFLDRFVYRNPKAPKGKENTSSVVMQPKNKQSMSDVRNLAVNSKEFLAQDESKIPVDEVFFHRFYKKLDLEKEKRKPARDDESVEDVDDEEFERALDSFEHDSYFDTLVNEDLNFADNIKSKGKKKSQSDEAALDDSEEDDFDDLDDEEVSLGSMDEDFREDLDEDGGTFMDVSDDDKAPDDNEEEHVKPANKKGKRKKEMDFAGLLKGSKENKKRKLKDTGILATAEEFGSLLDENIGSKFDSIGMNAMANKDNANVKQLRWEEERNRWIHNKDVKSIIKQKKKFRHKMLKNKHKSKKTRK encoded by the exons ATGGCGACGTTGTCGGAGTTGGAGCTCGAGAAGTCTGACGAGAGAGATGGCGAGGGAGAGGTTGATGATGGAAGCGGCTTCACTCTGGAGGAGGTGCTGCGCCTCGGAGGCACCAAA CAAGATTATATCATGCTCGCTGCTTTGGATGAGACCGAAGAAATTGTAGATGGTGGAAAAAAAGGTGCCATTGATGATCTGAAGGATGGTGAATTGGAGGCATTTATAAAATCACTGGGTGTGAGCAGCTATTCAAAAAAATTCCTGGTTGCagcagatgaagaagaagagggagaagcagttGAAGGAGAACAAAAACTACGAAAAAAAGAGAAAGTCAACCAAAAGGAAGTAAACAAAACTAcagtagcaaaaaaagaaaaccaagtgAAAGGAAGTAAAGAAAAAATAGAGTCAAGTAATGCCCAAGATAATAAGAAACAGTCAGTTCCCAATAGTGCTTTGTTGCATGGAACAAAAAAAGACAAGGAAGTGGACACCTTTCAGTTTCATGAGCGGCAGATACTTCTTATAAAACCAGGGGGCAAATGGTATGATCTGGAGTATACAAATGAATTTTCTACTGAACCCCAAAATCAGTCCCTTGTATCCAAGTATAAGGCTTTGGCTCAAAAGCTTTACCAACAAGAGGCAGACCTCTGCAAGAGTAAGGCAAATCTATGGAAAGGATCATCATCCGCTTGGATGAAAACTGTAGTATCATCAGGGACTCTTGCTGACAGAATGGCTGCCATGACCCTTCTTATCCAAGATGCTACTGTCCACTCACTTCAGTTTATAGAGACCCTGGTGAATCTGATCAAAAAGAAAGGTAGTAGAAGGCAGAGTTTAATGGCCTTGGATACTTTCAAAGAGCTTCTCATGACACATCTTCTACCAGACAATCGTAAGCTGTACACTTTCTCCCAACATCCTTTTGGCTCTCTGGAGCAGCTCTCAAGTGGCAACAGAGACTCGAGGGACAGGCGCCTGATCTTGTGGTATTTTGAGCATCACCTGAAGCACTGGGTGGCTGAATTTGTGCAAGTGTTAGAATCACTGAGTCACGATCCCCTGGTGGCAACAAAAACCCGTGCTCTTGCTGTTGCGCATGAACTTCTCTGCAACAAGGTAGAGGAAGAGAAAGCTTTTCTTGTGCAGTTAGTAAACAAACTGGGAGATCCTCTAAACAAAATAGCCACCAAAGCCTCTTATCTGCTAGAGACTCTGCTTCATAAGCATCCCAACATGAAAGGAGTGGTGTGTAATGAAGTGGAGAGGCTTCTCTATCGATCAAACATTAGCCCCAAAGCACAATACTATGCCATCTGCTTTTTGAACCAGATAGTTCTTAGTCACGAGGAGAGTGAGCTGGCTAACAAACTCATTACACTCTACTTTTGCTTTTTTCGGTCTTGTATCAAGAAAAAAGACGTTGAGTCCAAAATGCTTAGTGCTCTCTTGACAGGGGTGAACAGAGCTTACCCTTATGCTCAGACCAGTGATGAAAAAATAAAGGAGCAGATGAATACTTTGTTTAAGGTTTTGCACCTTGCAAACTTCAGCACTAGCATCCAAGCCTTGATGTTGCTGTTTCAAGTAATGGATTCTAATCAGACTATATCTGACCGATATTACACAGCCCTATACAA gAAGCTGCTGGATCCAGGATTAGCACTGTGTGCCAAACAGTCTATGTTTCTCAACCTTGTCTACAAATCTTTGAAGGCTGATATAGTACTGCGGCGGGTGAAAGCTTTTATAAAGCGATTGCTTCAAGTCACCTGTGGTCAAATGCCACCATTCACCTGTGGAGCTTTGTACCTTGTGTCCGAACTTCTGAAAGTAAAACCAGGGTTACGAGTACAGCTGCAGGATCATGTG GAATCTGATGATGAGGAACATTTTCATGACCTTGAAGaagctgaagaagaggaggaaaaattTGTAGATGTTGatgaagaaacaaaaataataaaaacagaagaatCTGTGAAACCTCATGACTCAGCTTCAGGAGCTTCATGGGTACATCACCAAAATCTAGCAG GTGGCAAGAATTTGGGTAGCTATGACCCATTACATCGAAATCCTTCATACTGTGGAGCTGATAGAACAAGTTTTTGGGAGCTAAAGAAG ctttcAGAACACTTTCATCCATCTGTTGCCCTCTTTGCAAAAACTATCCTAGAG GGGAATTACATTGAATACACAGGTGATCCTCTGCAGGACTTCACTCTAATGAGATTCTTGGATCGTTTTGTGTACAGAAATCCCAAAGCTCCTAAGGGCAAAG AGAACACCAGTAGCGTGGTAATGCAGCCAAAGAATAAACAGTCCATGAGTGATGTACGAAATCTTGCGG tGAATAGCAAGGAATTCCTTGCCCAAGATGAAAGCAAAATCCCAGTAGATGAAGTCTTTTTCCACAG ATTTTATAAAAAGTTGGActtggagaaggagaaaaggaaacctGCGAGAGATGATGAAAGTGTGGAAGATGTGGATGATGAAGAGTTTGAAAGAGCTTTAG ATTCATTTGAACATGATAGTTATTTTGATACACTTGTCAATGAGGACCTTAATTTTGCTga TAAtataaaaagcaaaggaaaaaagaaaagccaaagtGATGAGGCAGCATTGGATGATTCAGAGGAGGATGATTTTGACGACCTTGATGATGAGGAAGTGTCTCTGGGTAGTATGGATGAAGACTTTAGAGAAGATCTTGATGAAGATGGAGGGACTTTTATGGATGTCtcagatgatgataaagctccaG ACGACAATGAAGAGGAGCATGTCAAGCCTGCCAATaagaaaggcaaaagaaaaaaagaaatggattttGCTGGATTGTTGAAAG GgtcaaaagaaaacaagaaaagaaaactcaAAGACACTGGCATCCTTGCTACTGCAGAAGAA TTTGGTTCCTTGCTGGATGAAAACATTGGGTCCAAGTTTGATAGTATTGGGATGAATGCAATGGCTAACAAAGATAATGCAA
- the NDUFAF7 gene encoding protein arginine methyltransferase NDUFAF7, mitochondrial isoform X3, whose product MVGNTHHIFSKGYYMHHDMLGEKGDFVTSPEISQIFGELIGVWFVSEWMAAGKPKKIQLVELGPGRGSLTNDILRVFNQLSSVLSKCDISVHLVEISPKLSEIQASVLTEGKTELTESPTTYMQGITKTRLPIFWYQDLNDVPEGFSFYLAHEFFDALPIHKFQKTEKGWRELLIDIDPDTPDKLRFVLAPSATPAAKAFIHDKESRDHVEVCPDAGIIIQKLAHNIEKNGGNALIVDYGHNGTKTDTFRGFRGHELHNVLISPGTADLTADVDFSYLRKIAQERVTTLGPIKQHDFLKNMGIDIRLQVLLKSVNDAAIQTQLLRSYEMLMDLDKMGGRFHFFAMLPHSRFTASDQQKKSKDSTSHSAFVAGFGELSWK is encoded by the exons ATGGTAGGAAACACCCATCACATTTTCTCCA AGGGATACTATATGCATCATGACATGCTAGGTGAAAAAGGAGATTTTGTTACTTCACCTGAAATAAGTCAGATCTTTGGGGAG TTAATAGGTGTTTGGTTTGTTAGTGAATGGATGGCTGCTGGCAAGCCAAAAAAAATCCAACTGGTGGAATTGGGCCCAGGAAGAGGTAGTCTTACTAATGATATTTTGCGG GTTTTTAATCAGCTGAGTTCTGTACTTAGTAAATGTGATATTTCTGTTCATTTGGTGGAAATCAGTCCAAAATTAAGTGAGATTCAAGCATCAGTACTCACAGAAGGAAAGACAGAATTAACAGAGAGTCCCACTACCTACATGCAAGGGATTACTAAGACCAGGCTGCCAATTTTCTGGTACCAAGACCTGAATGATGTGCCAGAAG GCTTCAGTTTTTATTTAGCACATGAATTTTTTGACGCTCTTCCTATACACAAATTTCAG aaaacagaaaaggggTGGCGTGAGTTGTTGATTGACATTGATCCAGACACTCCTGACAAGCTGCGATTTGTCCTTGCGCCATCTGCTACTCCTGCTGCAAAAGCCTTCATACAT GACAAAGAATCCAGAGATCATGTGGAAGTGTGTCCTGACGCTGGTATCATCATCCAGAAGCTGGCCCATAATATTGAAAAGAATGGGGGCAATGCACTGATTGTAGATTATGGCCACAATGGCACCAAAACAGATACATTCAGG GGATTCCGTGGACATGAACTTCACAATGTCTTAATATCTCCAGGAACAGCGGACCTCACAGCAGATGTTGACTTCAGTTACCTGCGAAAAATAGCACAGGAAAGAGTAACAACCTTGGGTCCCATAAAACAAcatgattttttgaaaaatatgggCATTGATATCCGACTACAG GTACTATTGAAAAGTGTCAATGATGCAGCCATTCAGACTCAGCTGCTTCGAAGTTATGAAATGCTAATGGACCTGGATAAAATGGGAGGACGTTTCCACTTTTTTGCCATGTTACCTCACTCCAGATTTACAGCTTCAGATCAGCAAAAGAAGTCAAAAGACTCAACATCACATTCAGCATTTGTTGCTGGCTTTGGTGAACTCTCATGGAAGTGA